From a single Ignavibacteria bacterium genomic region:
- a CDS encoding aminotransferase class V-fold PLP-dependent enzyme: protein MELETLLARIPDFSNIQDPHGATHLPIYQTATFDLKKQSGEKIYDYSRTDNPTRGALERIFTIAENGSGCVCTNTGLSALALLFETVLSTGDEILVEMDSYGGTYRLLKIFSGKFGVKVTSTDFLDMTNVEKILQNKKVKMVLCESPTNPGLKIIDIKAVAELCKKHDTLFAVDNSLATFASQKPLDLGADFSVFSGTKYISGHGSVISGAVVSKDREWAEKIAYFSNAEGRAQSPLDSFLITLGLPTLPYRMKIQEQSALKLAEYFSTRNDIVKVRFPFHPSHPQFELAKKQMKVCPGVLTIQMESVHKAEQFVRNTKLFGEKASFGTADSRVEQPARISHASYSDEDLLGIGITNASLRISAGLESVDDLIDDIEQALR, encoded by the coding sequence ATGGAATTAGAAACCCTTCTCGCAAGAATCCCGGACTTTAGCAACATACAAGATCCTCACGGGGCAACACACCTTCCTATTTATCAGACTGCTACATTCGACCTGAAGAAACAATCTGGCGAAAAAATATATGATTACTCAAGAACTGATAACCCGACCCGAGGAGCTCTTGAGCGAATCTTCACTATTGCTGAAAATGGAAGCGGTTGCGTTTGTACAAATACAGGTCTTTCCGCACTTGCACTTCTTTTTGAGACTGTGCTTTCGACGGGTGATGAAATTCTGGTGGAAATGGACTCATACGGTGGCACTTACAGACTTCTAAAAATATTCAGTGGCAAGTTCGGTGTGAAAGTCACCTCTACCGATTTTCTTGATATGACAAATGTTGAAAAGATTTTGCAAAATAAAAAAGTAAAGATGGTGCTGTGCGAGTCTCCTACAAATCCGGGCTTAAAAATTATAGATATCAAGGCAGTTGCTGAATTGTGTAAAAAACATGATACCCTTTTTGCTGTGGATAACAGTCTTGCAACATTTGCTTCTCAGAAACCGCTCGATCTGGGTGCCGATTTTTCTGTATTCTCCGGAACGAAATACATTTCAGGGCACGGCAGTGTGATATCAGGGGCTGTTGTATCGAAGGATAGAGAATGGGCTGAAAAGATAGCATATTTTTCAAACGCCGAAGGAAGGGCACAAAGTCCTCTTGATTCTTTTCTGATTACCCTTGGTCTGCCAACACTTCCCTACCGGATGAAAATTCAGGAGCAAAGTGCCCTGAAACTTGCGGAATATTTCTCAACACGAAATGACATAGTAAAAGTAAGATTCCCGTTTCATCCTTCACACCCGCAGTTTGAACTGGCCAAAAAACAGATGAAGGTGTGTCCCGGAGTGTTGACCATACAGATGGAATCTGTTCATAAGGCTGAGCAGTTTGTCAGGAACACAAAACTCTTTGGTGAGAAAGCTTCATTTGGCACTGCGGATTCCAGAGTTGAACAACCTGCCAGAATAAGTCACGCTTCATATTCCGATGAGGATCTGCTTGGGATTGGCATTACAAATGCCTCTCTGAGAATATCAGCGGGTCTTGAGAGCGTTGATGACCTCATCGACGATATAGAACAGGCACTGAGGTAA
- a CDS encoding amino acid permease: protein MASAPKKHSLVTAITVTISTMIGTGVFTSLGFQVFDIKSVPPLLALWIIGGIIATAGALTYGELTSAFPRSGGEYNFLSRLYHPIVGFLSGYVSATVAFAAPIALAGMALGTYFGGVIADKTAPDFESVKLMIAVGAVALMTVIHIIKVSISGNFQKYITSLVVLLIVALIMAAFIFGTPTQLPFLGFDYDLKSLLSAPFAVSLIYVSYSYSGWNGAAYITEEVENPTRNVPLALFIGTMIVMGLYVLLNFSFLYMVPVDQLQGQIDVGLLAAKHIFGDYGAVIVGLLISVCLLSAVSGMTFIGPRVTQTMMKDVIPNIYNRFKFLSKEVPVVPILFQSLVAVFMIVTYTFEQVLVYIGFTLSLSTTATVFGIFILRTKLKHIPRTYKTFGYPFTPILFILFEIWMLTHILMDKPKESLAGLATVLSGIVVYYIAKHFNTKFENQ, encoded by the coding sequence ATGGCTTCTGCTCCAAAGAAACACAGTCTTGTAACTGCCATAACCGTAACCATCTCGACCATGATTGGAACGGGTGTTTTTACAAGCCTTGGCTTTCAAGTTTTTGATATTAAATCGGTTCCCCCACTTCTTGCATTGTGGATTATCGGCGGTATAATTGCGACTGCAGGTGCTCTCACATATGGTGAGTTGACCTCGGCTTTTCCAAGATCGGGAGGCGAATACAACTTTCTCTCGAGATTGTATCATCCAATAGTCGGTTTCCTTTCGGGCTATGTCTCGGCAACCGTCGCATTCGCAGCTCCCATTGCCCTCGCCGGTATGGCACTCGGTACTTATTTTGGGGGCGTCATCGCTGATAAAACTGCACCTGACTTTGAGTCGGTGAAATTGATGATTGCTGTCGGGGCCGTAGCGTTAATGACTGTGATACATATTATAAAGGTGAGCATCAGTGGAAATTTCCAAAAGTATATTACCTCCCTTGTGGTACTCCTTATAGTTGCTCTGATTATGGCAGCGTTTATTTTTGGAACTCCTACTCAACTCCCTTTCCTTGGTTTTGATTATGACTTGAAATCTTTACTGAGTGCACCATTTGCAGTTTCACTGATTTATGTATCATATTCATATTCAGGCTGGAACGGTGCTGCATACATTACTGAAGAGGTTGAGAATCCCACTCGGAATGTGCCTCTTGCTCTTTTTATAGGCACAATGATCGTGATGGGATTGTATGTTCTCCTTAATTTTTCATTTCTCTACATGGTTCCTGTTGATCAGCTACAGGGACAGATTGATGTAGGCCTCCTGGCAGCAAAACATATTTTTGGTGATTACGGAGCTGTAATAGTGGGACTCCTCATTTCCGTGTGCCTTTTGTCAGCAGTTTCGGGTATGACATTTATTGGACCAAGAGTCACCCAAACGATGATGAAGGATGTAATTCCAAACATCTACAACAGATTTAAATTCCTCAGCAAGGAAGTGCCGGTTGTCCCCATCCTCTTCCAGAGCCTTGTTGCTGTTTTTATGATAGTTACCTACACTTTTGAACAGGTTCTGGTTTATATTGGTTTTACTCTTAGCCTCTCGACGACAGCTACCGTGTTTGGAATTTTCATTCTTCGCACAAAGTTGAAACATATACCAAGGACATACAAGACATTCGGGTACCCGTTTACTCCGATACTTTTTATTCTTTTTGAAATCTGGATGCTTACGCACATTCTGATGGACAAACCAAAGGAATCACTTGCTGGTCTTGCAACTGTTCTGTCAGGAATAGTTGTTTACTATATTGCAAAACATTTTAACACAAAATTCGAAAATCAATAA
- a CDS encoding isoamylase early set domain-containing protein produces MSVKKQFLKSEPVCKVTFRIAKEIGKPFESASVVGDFNGWNQEAHQMSKLKKDGSFSLVAEIPTGSVYQFRYVLDGKEWVNDSEADGFVNSPYGDSQNGLLDLTK; encoded by the coding sequence ATGTCTGTTAAAAAACAGTTTTTGAAGAGTGAACCGGTTTGCAAGGTCACATTTAGAATAGCTAAAGAGATCGGTAAACCATTTGAGTCAGCCAGTGTGGTAGGTGATTTCAACGGATGGAATCAGGAAGCACATCAAATGAGCAAACTCAAAAAAGATGGTTCATTTTCTTTAGTAGCTGAAATTCCGACAGGTTCAGTTTATCAGTTCAGATATGTACTCGATGGTAAAGAGTGGGTTAACGACAGCGAAGCTGATGGCTTTGTAAATTCACCTTACGGTGATTCCCAAAACGGCTTGCTCGACCTTACCAAATAA
- a CDS encoding GNAT family N-acetyltransferase, translated as MEIIEYSPEWKERWDRFVDTSNNGTVFHKQIFFDYHTPGKFSYNHLIILERGNIKGVLPGRIMPDGYFESPIGASYGSLVTGDIRFAEALDMIDLLIAYGKEKGFKGYILTSAPDIYEKTRNQSLDFAMLWRGFKYDLHYISSCIKLDPSEDFLEKFAPTTRRNIRKTFKEGWLDVEVNEKFDEFYPILIENKARHNVKPTHSLEDIYRINELMPGMMKLFMVYHKSNPIGGSLMFNTNKQVTLCFYNMLKYEYDHMKPIQRVMYEVVKWATESGYKYVDIGVSQDTKAANPMTPSMNLIEFKEKFDARTVMRNTLKIDL; from the coding sequence ATGGAAATAATAGAATACAGTCCCGAATGGAAAGAGCGCTGGGACAGATTTGTTGACACTTCAAATAACGGAACGGTATTTCATAAACAGATATTTTTTGATTACCACACCCCCGGAAAATTCTCATATAATCATCTGATAATCCTCGAGAGAGGGAACATTAAAGGTGTTCTTCCGGGAAGAATAATGCCCGATGGCTATTTTGAGTCACCAATCGGAGCGAGTTACGGTTCCCTGGTAACAGGTGACATCCGGTTTGCTGAAGCACTTGACATGATTGATCTTTTAATTGCCTATGGAAAAGAAAAGGGATTCAAAGGTTATATCCTTACCTCCGCACCCGATATCTATGAAAAAACCAGAAACCAGAGTCTCGATTTTGCAATGTTGTGGCGAGGATTCAAATACGATTTGCATTATATCTCAAGCTGCATAAAGCTCGATCCCTCAGAGGATTTTTTGGAAAAATTTGCACCCACCACAAGAAGAAACATCAGAAAAACCTTTAAAGAGGGGTGGCTCGATGTTGAGGTAAACGAAAAGTTTGATGAATTTTATCCCATTTTGATTGAAAACAAAGCTCGACACAATGTTAAACCCACTCACTCCCTTGAAGACATTTACAGAATTAACGAACTGATGCCTGGGATGATGAAGCTTTTCATGGTTTACCACAAAAGTAATCCGATTGGCGGGAGTCTGATGTTCAACACCAACAAACAGGTGACTCTTTGTTTCTACAATATGCTCAAATACGAATATGATCACATGAAGCCGATTCAGCGGGTTATGTATGAAGTAGTGAAGTGGGCAACAGAAAGCGGCTATAAATATGTGGATATCGGTGTTTCGCAGGATACTAAAGCTGCAAATCCCATGACCCCGAGCATGAACCTGATCGAATTTAAAGAGAAGTTTGACGCAAGAACAGTAATGAGAAACACCCTGAAAATTGATCTCTGA
- a CDS encoding glycosyltransferase: MISDSGKNRRILISFLGNINYDTRARNLRASLIERGFEVETVSFDWFDRPQGGDIPVVKLTKGKSSAGFYLKFAFTVILKLLFNKYDLYIAADIYNLPFLSFFAKFRSKPLFYDSRELFRYLAGLTGKKSVQTLLSFIEESYIRDCDKIIVTGMMDAGVLIEDYGLSQDKFILLRNLPRKSARSEAKDLRKEFNLPHDAVILIYQGVIVKGRGLRKIIELLPENGSLHLIILGEGELRVELEKYAQGLGVASRVIFAGSVTQDELLSYTAGADIGCTLIENISKSYYYALPNKLFEYVAAGIPVLASNLPQIKQIIDLYGVGRYVNPENEDEIIEALNHLCDPEIRREIKLNSMKAAEELNWEREFSNESHHFV, from the coding sequence TTGATCTCTGATTCAGGAAAAAACCGCCGGATTTTAATTTCCTTTCTTGGAAACATCAATTACGATACGAGGGCGAGGAATCTTCGCGCCTCACTGATTGAAAGAGGATTCGAGGTGGAGACTGTCAGTTTCGACTGGTTCGACCGTCCACAAGGGGGTGATATCCCCGTCGTGAAGCTGACAAAAGGAAAATCCTCCGCCGGTTTCTACCTCAAATTTGCCTTTACCGTCATCCTTAAACTGCTCTTTAACAAGTACGATTTGTACATAGCAGCCGATATCTACAATCTGCCTTTCCTCTCCTTCTTTGCAAAATTTCGCAGTAAACCGCTTTTTTATGATTCCAGAGAACTTTTCCGCTATCTTGCTGGACTGACAGGCAAAAAAAGTGTTCAGACTCTTCTTTCATTTATTGAAGAATCATATATAAGGGATTGCGATAAAATAATCGTGACGGGTATGATGGATGCCGGAGTCTTAATCGAGGATTACGGCTTGTCCCAAGACAAATTCATACTCCTCAGAAATTTACCCCGGAAATCTGCACGATCAGAAGCAAAAGATTTACGCAAAGAATTTAATCTTCCTCACGATGCCGTAATCCTGATTTACCAGGGAGTTATAGTTAAAGGAAGGGGATTACGGAAAATAATTGAACTGTTGCCGGAGAATGGTTCTCTACACCTGATAATTCTCGGAGAGGGGGAACTCAGAGTTGAACTTGAAAAATACGCACAGGGGCTGGGTGTCGCCTCCAGGGTTATATTTGCAGGCTCCGTAACACAGGATGAACTTCTTTCATACACAGCAGGGGCTGATATCGGTTGTACCCTTATTGAGAACATAAGCAAAAGCTACTATTATGCGCTGCCAAACAAACTTTTCGAATATGTAGCAGCCGGGATTCCCGTCCTTGCCAGCAACCTTCCACAAATAAAACAGATTATAGATCTCTACGGGGTTGGAAGATATGTTAATCCCGAAAATGAAGATGAAATTATTGAGGCTCTAAACCATCTTTGCGATCCTGAAATTCGCAGAGAGATAAAGCTCAATTCAATGAAGGCGGCAGAAGAATTAAACTGGGAGAGAGAGTTTTCAAACGAGAGCCACCATTTTGTTTAG
- a CDS encoding class I SAM-dependent methyltransferase encodes MRKADFNYIDHYKTDAREFDYFVERTGATAHDERRVHEYIMSEVDVKQGKILDVGAGNAWIAEHYIKKGFEVVSMDISLVNLKKAKEKVPHPHHSCVSSDAFSLPYKDSSFDLVVASEVIEHVHDPEGFVKELSRVVKKGGQLIITTPYKEKLQYSLCIHCNKPTPLHAHIHSFDEKILASLFKDVEHDKLEWETFGNKILIFARTYVIMKIFPFPLWKFKDKAANFLYNLPAHIIVKCTR; translated from the coding sequence ATGAGAAAAGCCGACTTTAATTACATCGATCACTATAAAACCGACGCCCGTGAATTCGACTATTTTGTAGAGAGAACGGGGGCAACTGCCCATGATGAAAGACGGGTTCATGAATATATCATGTCGGAAGTGGATGTGAAACAGGGGAAAATTCTAGATGTTGGTGCCGGAAATGCATGGATTGCAGAGCATTACATCAAAAAAGGGTTTGAAGTGGTTTCAATGGATATTTCCCTAGTCAACCTGAAGAAGGCGAAGGAAAAAGTACCACATCCGCACCATTCCTGTGTCAGCAGCGACGCTTTCTCTCTCCCGTACAAAGATTCCTCATTCGATCTTGTTGTTGCAAGTGAAGTGATTGAGCATGTACACGATCCCGAAGGTTTTGTAAAGGAACTTTCCCGGGTTGTAAAGAAGGGGGGACAATTAATCATAACCACTCCCTACAAAGAAAAACTTCAGTATTCACTCTGCATCCATTGCAATAAACCCACCCCTCTGCACGCCCATATTCATTCTTTTGATGAGAAGATTCTCGCTTCTTTATTTAAGGATGTGGAGCATGATAAACTTGAATGGGAAACATTTGGCAATAAAATTCTCATTTTTGCCAGAACCTATGTAATAATGAAAATTTTCCCGTTCCCGCTTTGGAAATTCAAGGATAAAGCCGCCAATTTTCTCTATAATCTGCCCGCACACATCATCGTGAAATGCACACGCTGA
- a CDS encoding glycosyltransferase family 9 protein, protein MSDKRKFLIARIDRIGDTVLATPLPRELKKSFPGCEVSVLVRSYTKDIFLHNPFVDHILVWDDFSKGISKIRSLAKFLKPHGFTDGFMLLPNETLAYSFFLAGIKRRYGTSRKLYHLLTNTISLDRKKYAEERSEADYCLDFVRSAGGEVTDFSTKIYLSEEEQFTAEKFKKETAPNGEKITGVHITSGGSAPNMPAGEYLRLINLLSSNPEIKVVVTDNRLPHDLTLPEGIPLINEGKSLRESIINFSVLDLLISSSTGTMHIAAALGVDTLSLFCPLPACKPSLWGPVGNKAEFILPSQNYCATRCPGDPKKCDFSGEGGIDAGIIYSKTMKNLR, encoded by the coding sequence ATGAGCGACAAACGAAAATTTCTTATCGCAAGAATCGACAGAATCGGTGACACCGTTCTGGCAACTCCACTTCCGCGCGAGCTAAAAAAAAGTTTCCCCGGTTGTGAAGTGTCGGTACTGGTCAGAAGCTACACAAAGGATATTTTCCTTCACAATCCATTTGTCGATCATATTCTCGTTTGGGACGATTTTTCAAAGGGGATTTCAAAAATCCGGAGTCTTGCAAAATTTCTTAAACCCCACGGCTTCACCGATGGTTTTATGCTTCTTCCGAATGAAACACTGGCGTATTCATTTTTTCTGGCAGGGATAAAAAGAAGATATGGAACAAGCAGAAAACTCTACCATCTTCTGACCAATACCATCTCTTTGGATCGTAAAAAATATGCCGAAGAGAGAAGTGAAGCCGATTATTGTCTCGATTTTGTCAGATCAGCCGGCGGGGAAGTCACGGATTTCTCAACAAAAATTTATTTAAGCGAAGAAGAACAGTTCACCGCGGAGAAATTCAAGAAGGAAACAGCACCAAACGGTGAGAAGATAACCGGTGTGCATATAACCAGTGGCGGCTCTGCTCCAAACATGCCGGCGGGTGAGTATCTCAGGCTCATAAATCTTCTTTCATCAAATCCGGAAATCAAAGTGGTGGTTACGGATAACCGGCTACCTCATGACTTGACACTTCCTGAAGGCATTCCGCTGATAAATGAAGGTAAATCCTTAAGAGAATCGATAATCAATTTTTCTGTCCTCGACCTTTTAATTTCCTCTTCAACAGGCACCATGCACATAGCTGCGGCATTGGGGGTTGATACCCTTTCCCTTTTTTGTCCTCTTCCTGCATGTAAACCATCTCTTTGGGGACCAGTCGGAAACAAAGCTGAATTTATTCTCCCTTCACAAAACTACTGTGCCACCCGCTGTCCCGGCGATCCTAAAAAGTGTGATTTCTCCGGTGAAGGGGGAATCGATGCCGGGATAATTTATTCCAAAACGATGAAGAATTTGCGTTGA
- a CDS encoding (d)CMP kinase, with protein MKKMFTVAIDGPAGSGKSSTAKLVAKRLGYLFIDTGAMYRAVTLLAIRTGNLDNKEALLSLLPEYKITLKPGEDGNIVFLNDEDVSAAIRTEEINQNVSKISSISEIRTELVRMQQEMGKEGGVVMEGRDIGSVVFPDADFKFFFTATVDERAKRRLSELQAQGAKMSFDEVRASIIRRDKYDSGREVSPLSKTDDAIEIDTTSMTLEQQCDHIVKLVREKEQLG; from the coding sequence ATGAAAAAAATGTTTACAGTGGCAATAGACGGACCCGCCGGATCGGGTAAGAGCAGTACTGCAAAGCTTGTTGCAAAGAGGCTTGGATATCTGTTTATAGATACCGGAGCGATGTACAGAGCGGTTACACTTCTCGCTATCAGAACGGGTAATCTTGATAATAAAGAGGCTCTTCTATCGCTGCTTCCGGAGTATAAAATAACGCTGAAACCGGGTGAGGACGGCAACATTGTCTTCCTGAATGATGAGGATGTTTCTGCAGCCATAAGAACTGAAGAGATCAATCAAAATGTGTCGAAAATAAGCAGCATTTCTGAAATAAGGACCGAACTTGTCAGGATGCAGCAGGAAATGGGGAAAGAGGGTGGAGTTGTAATGGAGGGAAGGGATATCGGATCGGTTGTGTTCCCCGATGCGGATTTCAAGTTCTTTTTCACTGCAACGGTTGATGAAAGGGCGAAAAGACGCCTCTCCGAACTTCAGGCTCAGGGAGCAAAAATGTCGTTCGACGAAGTTCGGGCAAGCATCATCAGACGCGATAAATACGATTCGGGGAGAGAAGTTTCACCATTGAGCAAAACTGATGACGCAATAGAGATTGATACCACTTCCATGACACTTGAACAGCAGTGCGATCATATTGTAAAACTGGTGCGCGAAAAGGAACAGTTGGGCTGA
- a CDS encoding 4-hydroxy-3-methylbut-2-enyl diphosphate reductase: protein MKVTIDKNAGFCWGVVRTIDIAEDSLKDKPKVFCLGDVIHNTVEVQRLNNLGLETITVEDFPKLPKGSRVLIRAHGEPPATYKLALEFGLELVDATCPIVIKVQERVRKFVDKGFQVVIFGKKNHAEVIGINGVTGNTSIVVLNKEEALESVDFTKPTVLFSQTTMDKQEFKEVADALRQKLDTLVIGSIEETAVEYHAKDTICGQVSGREKKLQLFAAENDIIIFTAGRKSSNGKVLYHICHDVNERTYFAETKEEIDWSWFEGANSVGITGATSTPHWVMRDFKRLIEEKFGIEEEVL from the coding sequence ATGAAAGTTACGATTGATAAAAATGCCGGATTTTGCTGGGGAGTGGTTCGAACAATTGATATTGCCGAAGATTCGCTGAAAGATAAACCAAAGGTTTTTTGCCTTGGGGATGTAATTCACAACACTGTTGAAGTTCAGAGATTGAATAACCTTGGCCTTGAAACCATCACCGTGGAAGATTTTCCAAAACTTCCAAAAGGAAGCCGGGTACTGATTCGTGCACACGGTGAACCGCCTGCAACATACAAACTTGCACTTGAGTTTGGGCTCGAACTTGTGGATGCCACATGTCCCATAGTGATCAAGGTTCAGGAACGGGTAAGAAAATTTGTTGACAAAGGTTTTCAGGTCGTGATATTTGGCAAAAAAAATCATGCCGAAGTTATCGGGATTAACGGAGTAACCGGAAACACTTCAATAGTGGTTTTGAACAAGGAAGAGGCACTGGAATCGGTTGATTTTACAAAACCGACAGTTCTTTTTTCGCAGACCACCATGGACAAGCAGGAGTTCAAGGAAGTGGCGGACGCTCTTCGCCAAAAACTGGATACTCTGGTTATCGGTTCGATAGAAGAGACAGCGGTTGAATACCATGCCAAAGACACAATTTGCGGGCAGGTTTCAGGGAGAGAAAAGAAACTTCAGTTGTTTGCCGCTGAGAATGATATTATAATTTTTACTGCGGGAAGAAAATCGAGTAACGGAAAGGTGCTCTATCACATCTGTCACGATGTGAATGAGAGAACATACTTTGCCGAGACAAAAGAAGAGATTGACTGGAGCTGGTTTGAAGGTGCAAATTCCGTCGGAATTACAGGCGCCACTTCAACACCTCACTGGGTGATGAGGGATTTCAAACGGCTGATTGAAGAGAAATTTGGAATAGAAGAAGAAGTTTTATAG
- the rpsA gene encoding 30S ribosomal protein S1, whose protein sequence is MSEEKKTPTLDLEVLFNKSKKYFFDDEYTQEEFSELASLFGESFRNVKEKEMVKGKIVRIQPDYVIVDVGFKSEGQIPISEFEGMTDLKLGTEVEVVLESVEDQEGNLVLSKKRADFLRVWERVLAAHDSGDVIQGRITRRIKGGMVVDLMGMDAFLPGSQIDVRPIRDFDAFVGREMDFKVVKVNIPTENVVVSHKVLVEEELADQRHAILHSLDKGQILEGTVKAITDFGVFVDLGGVDGLIHITDLSWGRINHPNEVVKLDEKIKVVVTDFDEEKRRISLSLKKLLPHPWENIAEKYEIGKKVSGRVVSLTEYGAFIEIEKGIEGLIHNSEMSWTQHIKHPSQMVSMGQVIEAVILSLDAEEKKISLGMKQLEPDPWHELMAKYPVGSKHTGIVRNLTTFGVFVELEPGIDGLIHISDLSWTKKIRHPGEVVKKGERIDVVVLTVDTEQRKISLGHKQIQDNPWDRFETLYGTGTETKGKISRLIEKGVIVELEEGVDAFVPTSQLSPGKVKNVGNHFLIDQEVNLKVIDFDKENKKIVLSSVAYLKDKDEEEIKEYMATHKLEKVNVSDFQNAETSKVENLDFPTFEVSPAAGKPKKEGN, encoded by the coding sequence ATGTCCGAAGAAAAGAAGACCCCAACATTGGATCTTGAGGTCTTGTTTAACAAATCAAAGAAATATTTCTTTGATGACGAATATACACAGGAAGAATTTTCAGAACTCGCATCCCTCTTTGGTGAATCGTTTAGAAATGTCAAAGAGAAAGAGATGGTCAAGGGTAAAATTGTTCGTATTCAGCCCGACTATGTCATAGTAGATGTTGGTTTCAAATCAGAAGGTCAGATACCCATTTCAGAATTTGAAGGTATGACCGACCTTAAGCTTGGAACCGAAGTCGAAGTGGTTCTCGAATCCGTTGAAGATCAGGAAGGTAACCTGGTACTCAGCAAGAAGAGAGCAGATTTCTTGAGAGTTTGGGAAAGAGTTCTTGCAGCACACGACAGCGGTGATGTTATTCAGGGAAGAATCACCCGCAGAATTAAAGGCGGCATGGTTGTGGATCTTATGGGTATGGATGCATTCCTTCCCGGTTCACAGATCGATGTGCGTCCTATAAGAGACTTTGACGCATTTGTCGGCAGAGAGATGGACTTTAAAGTTGTTAAAGTTAATATCCCTACCGAGAATGTTGTTGTATCACACAAAGTACTCGTTGAAGAAGAACTCGCTGATCAGAGACACGCAATTTTACACAGCCTTGACAAGGGTCAAATCCTCGAAGGTACTGTTAAAGCAATTACAGATTTTGGTGTGTTTGTGGATCTTGGCGGTGTAGATGGTCTTATCCATATCACCGACCTCAGCTGGGGCAGAATCAATCACCCTAACGAAGTGGTTAAACTTGATGAGAAAATCAAAGTTGTTGTTACCGACTTCGACGAAGAAAAGAGAAGAATTTCTCTCAGTCTGAAAAAACTTCTCCCGCACCCATGGGAAAACATTGCCGAGAAATATGAGATTGGCAAAAAAGTTTCAGGCAGAGTTGTTTCTCTTACCGAGTATGGTGCATTTATCGAAATCGAAAAAGGCATCGAAGGTCTCATTCACAACAGTGAAATGAGCTGGACTCAGCATATCAAACATCCATCGCAGATGGTTTCAATGGGACAGGTAATCGAGGCAGTAATCCTTAGCCTTGATGCTGAAGAGAAGAAAATTTCTCTCGGTATGAAACAGCTTGAACCCGATCCATGGCATGAATTGATGGCTAAATATCCTGTCGGCAGCAAACACACAGGTATAGTAAGAAATCTTACCACATTTGGTGTATTTGTTGAACTGGAACCGGGTATCGACGGACTCATCCACATCAGTGACCTTTCATGGACAAAGAAAATTCGCCATCCCGGGGAAGTTGTCAAAAAAGGTGAAAGAATTGATGTTGTAGTTCTTACTGTTGATACCGAACAGAGAAAAATCTCATTGGGTCACAAACAGATTCAGGATAACCCCTGGGACAGATTTGAAACCCTTTACGGTACAGGAACTGAAACAAAAGGAAAAATTTCAAGATTGATCGAAAAAGGTGTAATTGTTGAACTGGAAGAAGGCGTTGACGCTTTTGTTCCTACTTCACAACTTTCACCCGGCAAGGTTAAAAATGTTGGAAACCATTTCCTTATCGATCAGGAAGTAAACCTTAAAGTAATTGATTTCGACAAAGAGAACAAGAAAATCGTTCTTAGCTCCGTTGCTTATCTTAAAGACAAGGACGAAGAGGAAATAAAAGAATACATGGCTACTCATAAACTTGAGAAAGTCAATGTTTCTGATTTCCAGAACGCAGAAACCTCCAAAGTTGAAAATCTCGATTTCCCTACATTTGAAGTTTCGCCGGCTGCCGGAAAACCTAAAAAAGAAGGAAATTAA